AAAGACGCTCTCCCGCTCCGCCAAATCCCCGGGTTTGAGCAGGGAATTGGAGAGGGGGGAACTTCCAAGATCAACCATACTGCTTCTTAATGGACTATTGCAAAATCTGCAACAATATTCAGCCATACAATACACTCCTATAGCAAACCGGTATTTTCATTTTTTAGGGAAGAACAAACAGCAATCCACATTCCCCGGTTACTGACCGCCCCTCGCATGCAAGAGGGTCACTCCGACCCCAATCCGGAGGAGAAGAAATCGTTCCCCTCGTAAATCTGTACCGATGCAAGGCGAGGTCGATCCCGCCAACGTTGCCATCTCGGAGGGCATTGTTCACCGCCGGCATCCCCAGGGTCCGGAATTCCACTCATCCTTCCGTCGAATGATCGCATCATGAGGCCTCGGAAATGGTCAATCCCTGCACGGAAAGCAGATGACGCAGCCCCTCTTCCAGCGTCCGCAGCGGCACAAAACCAATCGTTTGCATCCGTTGGGTATCGGCCACCAGACAGGGGGGGTCACCGGCTCGAACCGGAAGCGCGCCAAGACGGATTAAAGAAGGCTTACCCGCCAGATGGCCTAACAGCCGGGCTGCCTCCGCTACGGAGGTTCCCTTGCCGGTACCGATGTTGACATCCCCCTGCAGATCGCTATCCAACAGGATGGCCAGGGCCCGTCCGGCATCCCGGGCTTCGATGAAATCCCTCTTCTGTTGACCCGATGTCACCAATACCGGCTCATTCCTCGCCAAAGCGCCCGCCACATGAGAGAGCAATTTTCCTTCAGGTTCCCCTTCCCCGTAAGGCTGAAACACTCGCCCCCAGGCCATGCTCAGATGCAGATGAGCGGAAAGATGGTGCAACATTCTGCCAAGACCATGTTTTGCCTGTCCATACGCCGTATGAGGCACAAGTGGCGTCACATCCTCCCGACAGGGTTCGCCTCGCAGCAAGGCGGCATCGAAGATATCGTATTCGACACACGTCCCCACAGCCACCAGTCGTTTGCCTCCGCAGGCGGCAAAATTTCGCGCCAGAAAGAGACTGGCCGCCACCCAATCCCAATTTTCGGCAGCCGACCAGAAATGACCTGGAGTGGTAATCCAGGCGCAATGCAACAAGTGACTCGGTCGGATGTTCTCCAGCACGCGCTGCATGGACCTGGGATCCAGTATATCCCCCTGAACCCAGGTCACCCCGTGATCCGCCGACACCACCTCCCGACTCAGGGCAAAGACCTCGTAACCTCTGTCTAGCAACGAGGGAAGAGTTTGACTACCCAGAAAACCTCTTGCACCGGTCACCACGACCCGCTTTATCGCCATGGTTTTCTGCGCACCTCATCGATCACGAATTCGTTTCCCACATCCGCTTTCACATCTCCGCCCCGATAAAGGGCCAATGCCACGAACACCAAAGCGCCCCACCTCTCCGGCAGGAGTGAAAACCAATCACGCGGGATCGCTGCAGGAGGTGTTTTCACAAGCCAGAACCATTTCGATATACTGAAAATTCGCCTCTTCGTCACCTTCACGTCGTTCACCGGAATAATGGTTCACCCCATCGGCGGTTATTTCCCGGTAGAGCCTTTCACGATTAATTTGACGGAAACCAAGCCGTTCGTAAAGGATTATCGCCCTGCTATTACTTGAAAGAACATGCAAGTTAATCGTTAAGATTTTCAATTCACCGCAGATCCACCTCAGCAGTGCCTGTGCGGCATAATAGATCAGTTGGATGTCCCCCCCCACTTCCCCCCTGACCAGATTATCCAGTTCCGCCCGCTCCGGGCTCAGACCGCACACGCCGATATGCCCTACGGGCACTCCGGCCTCGGTATGAATCAGAAACAGAACCCGCTCGTCGGAAGGCAACACCACCCGCTCCAGCCACTTGGCCGTTCGCGAGGGCGTCGCGGCAAATTGGGTCAGGAAACAGTGCATCCATCGGCTGCGCCAGGCGGTCAGTTTGGCGATTAGGTCACCCTCGCCGAGCGTGGCCGGCCGCAGTGGAGAGAGGCGGCCAATCACTTTCCCGTCGGAACGCCGCACCAAAATGTCAAAGTCGCACTGGCCGCCATCCACCTGTTTGATGGCGCGAACCTTCCGGGCGAGTTGAATCCTGTCCATCTTTCCCGCAGCCCTCTCCGAAACAATCCCCTTCTCTGCTGCCAACTCGTTCACGGTTACCCATCCGAAAGCCAACGGATGACCAACTCGGCAATGCGCCCAACATCGTCCGCCGACAGATCATGATAGGAGGGCAGATTGACAGCCCTGGAATACAATGAATGGCTGACCCGATGCTGCGGATGCGGAGAAAAGGACGGCAACTCGCTCAGTGGCCAGAAGAAGACCCGGGCATCGACCTGCTCCTCACGAAAGATCGCCAGCAACTGGTCCCGTTGAAAAGGCTCCGTTCGAGGAAAGACCAGTGTCGGCATCCAATATCCGTTCACCGTACCGACCGGCTCCGGATTCATGGCGATTTGCGCCGCAACCGGGGCCAGCGCCTCGACATACCCTTCGAAAATGGCTCGTTTGCGGGCAATCAACTCGTCCACCCGCTCCAACTGTCCACAGCCGATGGCCGCCTCCAGATTGGACATCTTGTACTTGAAACCGATGGTATCCGGATAAAATTGTCGGGACTGCCGTCGGGAACGACCATGATTGCTCAAGGTGAGGACCTTTTCGTACAGATCCTCATCCTGGGTCACGAAAAGCCCGCCTTCACCGGTGGTCAGGGTCTTGCTGCCGTGAAAGGAAAACACGCCGAAACGTCCCAGGGAACCGGCCCGCTGGCCTCGCCATTGCGATCCGATGGCTTCCGCGGCATCCTCGACCACTGGAACGCCATGCCGACGACCGAGATCGAGCAGCGCATCCATATCGGCCATGTTGCCGTAGAGGTGTACGGCGATGATGGCCTTGGTCCGAGGGCCGATCTTCCGCTCCACCTGTTGCGGATCCAGACACCAGGTATGCGGCAGCACATCCACCAGAACGGGTCTGGCTCCCAGATAGGTTACGGGAGCCACCGTGGCGATCCAGCTCAGATCGGGGAGAATCACCTCATCACCCGGCCCCACCCCGAGTGCGGCCAATCCCATATGGAGAGCCCCGGTGCAACTCGACGTGGCAATGGCGTGTTTCACCCCCAGATGCTGAC
The genomic region above belongs to Magnetococcales bacterium and contains:
- a CDS encoding DegT/DnrJ/EryC1/StrS family aminotransferase produces the protein MTRIYYTKPSITEREVRYAQDAALHGWGARCYDYIERFEALFCQHLGVKHAIATSSCTGALHMGLAALGVGPGDEVILPDLSWIATVAPVTYLGARPVLVDVLPHTWCLDPQQVERKIGPRTKAIIAVHLYGNMADMDALLDLGRRHGVPVVEDAAEAIGSQWRGQRAGSLGRFGVFSFHGSKTLTTGEGGLFVTQDEDLYEKVLTLSNHGRSRRQSRQFYPDTIGFKYKMSNLEAAIGCGQLERVDELIARKRAIFEGYVEALAPVAAQIAMNPEPVGTVNGYWMPTLVFPRTEPFQRDQLLAIFREEQVDARVFFWPLSELPSFSPHPQHRVSHSLYSRAVNLPSYHDLSADDVGRIAELVIRWLSDG
- a CDS encoding NAD-dependent epimerase/dehydratase family protein; protein product: MAIKRVVVTGARGFLGSQTLPSLLDRGYEVFALSREVVSADHGVTWVQGDILDPRSMQRVLENIRPSHLLHCAWITTPGHFWSAAENWDWVAASLFLARNFAACGGKRLVAVGTCVEYDIFDAALLRGEPCREDVTPLVPHTAYGQAKHGLGRMLHHLSAHLHLSMAWGRVFQPYGEGEPEGKLLSHVAGALARNEPVLVTSGQQKRDFIEARDAGRALAILLDSDLQGDVNIGTGKGTSVAEAARLLGHLAGKPSLIRLGALPVRAGDPPCLVADTQRMQTIGFVPLRTLEEGLRHLLSVQGLTISEAS
- a CDS encoding GNAT family N-acetyltransferase, producing MNELAAEKGIVSERAAGKMDRIQLARKVRAIKQVDGGQCDFDILVRRSDGKVIGRLSPLRPATLGEGDLIAKLTAWRSRWMHCFLTQFAATPSRTAKWLERVVLPSDERVLFLIHTEAGVPVGHIGVCGLSPERAELDNLVRGEVGGDIQLIYYAAQALLRWICGELKILTINLHVLSSNSRAIILYERLGFRQINRERLYREITADGVNHYSGERREGDEEANFQYIEMVLACENTSCSDPA